One window from the genome of Pseudonocardia hierapolitana encodes:
- a CDS encoding APC family permease: MPKLGIALKRVLVGRPQRSDRLSHTLLPKRVALPIFASDAMSSVAYAPEEIFLTLSVAGISAYAFSPWVGLAVVVVLLTVVTSYRQVVHAYPSGGGDYEVATVNLGRRAGIAVASALLVDYTLTVAVSISAAAANVGALVPYVGEHKVAFAVAAIVVLTAINLRGVRESGVAFAVPTYLFMLGVGSMIIWGLTRVLLLGEVVRAPSADVELLAEGDAFTGLALALLILRSFTQGCAALTGVEAISNGVPAFRKPKSRNAATTLLLLGVISVSMFSGLIALAHLTDAKVAEHPETQIVSAPPGYVQQTLVAQLADAVFHDFRPGFVFVVVVTALILVLAANTAYNGFPVLGSILSQDRYLPRQLHTRGDRLAFSNGIVVLAAVAIVLVVGFQAEVTRLIALYTVGVFTSFTLSQSGMLRHWNRLLATETDPVARRRMMRSRAINGFGAGMTGLVLVVVLITKFTRGAWIAIAAMAVFYVMMQAIRRHYDRVAVELVAGETDAVLPSRNHAIVLVSTLHKPTLRALAYARATRPDRLEAVTVNVDDADTKRLMREWDRRKLPVPLKVVESPYREITKPVLDYVKRIRSNNPRDVVTVFIPEYVVGHWWEQILHNQSALRLKGRLLFQPGVMVTSVPWQLRSSERVVTRRPETAPGSSRRGYEPVVGDDGAAPAKATAGQRRP, encoded by the coding sequence GTGCCCAAGCTCGGCATCGCCCTCAAGCGCGTCCTCGTCGGGCGGCCGCAGCGCAGCGACCGTCTCTCCCACACCTTGCTCCCCAAGCGGGTCGCGCTGCCCATCTTCGCCTCTGACGCGATGTCCTCCGTGGCATACGCGCCGGAGGAGATCTTCCTGACGCTGTCGGTCGCGGGGATCTCGGCGTACGCGTTCTCGCCGTGGGTCGGCCTCGCGGTCGTGGTCGTGCTGCTCACGGTCGTCACCAGCTACCGGCAGGTCGTGCACGCCTACCCGTCCGGCGGAGGCGACTACGAGGTGGCCACGGTCAACCTCGGCCGGAGGGCGGGCATCGCCGTCGCGAGCGCACTGCTCGTCGACTACACGCTGACCGTCGCGGTCTCGATCTCGGCGGCAGCGGCGAACGTCGGTGCGCTGGTCCCGTACGTCGGTGAGCACAAGGTCGCCTTCGCGGTGGCTGCGATCGTCGTGCTCACCGCCATCAACCTGCGCGGGGTGCGGGAGTCGGGGGTCGCGTTCGCGGTGCCGACGTACCTGTTCATGCTCGGCGTCGGCTCCATGATCATCTGGGGCCTCACGCGGGTGCTGCTGCTCGGCGAGGTGGTGCGCGCGCCGAGCGCCGACGTCGAGCTGCTGGCCGAGGGTGACGCGTTCACCGGGCTCGCGCTCGCACTGCTGATCCTGCGGTCGTTCACCCAGGGCTGCGCCGCTCTCACCGGCGTCGAGGCGATCAGCAACGGCGTGCCCGCGTTCCGCAAGCCCAAGTCCCGGAACGCGGCGACCACGCTGCTGCTGCTCGGCGTGATCTCCGTGTCGATGTTCTCCGGCCTCATCGCGCTCGCGCACCTCACCGACGCGAAGGTCGCCGAGCACCCCGAGACGCAGATCGTCTCGGCACCGCCCGGCTACGTGCAGCAGACGCTGGTCGCCCAGCTCGCCGACGCCGTGTTCCACGACTTCCGGCCCGGGTTCGTCTTCGTCGTGGTCGTGACGGCGCTGATCCTCGTGCTGGCTGCCAACACCGCCTACAACGGATTCCCGGTGCTCGGGTCGATCCTCTCCCAGGACCGCTACCTGCCGCGACAGCTGCACACCCGCGGGGACCGGCTCGCCTTCTCCAACGGCATCGTCGTGCTCGCGGCCGTCGCGATCGTGCTGGTCGTCGGGTTCCAGGCCGAGGTCACCCGCCTCATCGCGCTCTACACGGTGGGCGTGTTCACCTCCTTCACGCTCAGCCAGTCCGGCATGCTCCGCCATTGGAACCGGCTCCTCGCCACCGAGACCGACCCGGTCGCCCGGCGGCGGATGATGCGCTCACGCGCGATCAACGGGTTCGGCGCCGGGATGACGGGGCTCGTGCTGGTCGTCGTGCTCATCACGAAGTTCACCCGGGGTGCCTGGATCGCGATCGCCGCGATGGCAGTGTTCTACGTGATGATGCAGGCGATCCGGCGCCACTACGACCGGGTGGCCGTCGAGCTGGTGGCGGGGGAGACCGACGCCGTCCTCCCGTCGCGCAACCACGCGATCGTGCTCGTCTCCACGCTGCACAAGCCCACGCTGCGCGCGCTCGCCTACGCCAGGGCCACCCGCCCGGACCGCCTGGAGGCCGTGACCGTGAACGTGGACGACGCCGACACGAAGCGGCTCATGCGCGAGTGGGACCGGCGCAAGCTCCCGGTTCCGCTCAAGGTGGTGGAGTCGCCGTACCGGGAGATCACCAAGCCGGTGCTGGACTACGTCAAGCGGATCCGCAGCAACAACCCGCGCGACGTCGTCACCGTGTTCATCCCCGAGTACGTCGTGGGCCACTGGTGGGAGCAGATCCTGCACAACCAGAGCGCGCTGCGGCTCAAGGGCAGGCTGCTGTTCCAGCCGGGTGTGATGGTCACGAGCGTGCCGTGGCAGCTGCGCTCGTCCGAGCGGGTCGTCACCCGCAGGCCCGAGACCGCGCCGGGGTCGTCGCGGCGCGGCTACGAACCGGTGGTCGGCGACGACGGTGCGGCGCCGGCCAAGGCGACCGCGGGTCAGCGGCGGCCGTGA